CCGCAAGGGCGCGCCGGGGCTCATGTATTTTGAGAAATACGGGGTGCGCACCGGGGGCGGGAAAAACCATCGCCTTGGCATGTTCGATGGCGACATGATCAAGGACAACGACATTAAAGTGGCTGGCTCCATCACGGCGGCCATTGATGCCGTTTGGGGACGGCGCTACATGGTGGACGCTCAGATCGAGGTTCAATCGCTCGGCGAGTTGGGCGAGGTGATGGGCGACGGGCGGGTGCACATGATTCTGCTCGATAACATGGACACCGAAACGCTTGGCACGGCTGTGGCCCAGGCCCGGGAGCAAGGCAGGGCCCGCCAGACGGGAAAGCGCTATGAGCTTGAGGCCTCGGGCATCAAGGGCGGCAACCTTGGCGATATCGCCCGCACCGGGGTGGACTATATTTCGACGAGTGCTCTCGTGCGCTCGGCGCCCGCGCTCGACTTCAACATGAAGATTGTCCGGGTATCCTCGTAGATTTACCGGGGTTCCCTGCCAGCGGCCCTGCTCTTAAGAGCTCTTGGTATGAAAATACCGCTTTTCTCCTGTCTCATCTTCCCCTAAAATACCGTTATCAAATAGAGCTTAATCCTCAGGCGTTTTTTTTTACCAAATAGAGAGACCACGACATGACACCTTCAGCCGAGCGGCTAGCCGAGCGGCCCGAACCCCGTTTTAGCTGGTTCGTTCCCATCGACGGGGACGGCGAGCACATAGGCACGCTCAAGGCCGAGCGCCCGCCTACTTTTGAGAATCTTCGCGCCATCGCCGATGCTGCAGAGGAGGCAGGTTTTTACTCGATGCTGATACCCACGCGGTTCGCCAACGGGCTGTTCGACAGCGGAGAGCCCCTGGCAGAGACCTGGACGACGGCCACCGCACTTGCCGCCGTCACAAAGAAAATCCGGTTTCTTATAGCCGTGCGACCGGGTTTTGTCTCGCCCGGCCTGTTCGCGCAGATGGCGGCCGCCCTTAGCCAGATTAGTGGCGGGCGCATCGACATCAACATTGTGCCCGGCGGTATTCAGGGCGAATTCGAGAAGATGGGCGAGAACATCGATCACGACACGCGCTATGAGCGGGCCGATGAATTCATCGAGGCAATCAGAAAGCTATGGGCCTCGT
The sequence above is drawn from the Nitrospinaceae bacterium genome and encodes:
- the nadC gene encoding carboxylating nicotinate-nucleotide diphosphorylase; the encoded protein is MDIRAKVREWLLEDIGSAPFQIETAGDPVCEAEIRAKSSGILAGVPFIGVMFEECARLIALDIPVPVEISWEKSDGDEASPGDLLAVVRGHAQILLKCERTALNLLSYISEIATNTSRRLAEAGEFPETFKGLLDTRKGAPGLMYFEKYGVRTGGGKNHRLGMFDGDMIKDNDIKVAGSITAAIDAVWGRRYMVDAQIEVQSLGELGEVMGDGRVHMILLDNMDTETLGTAVAQAREQGRARQTGKRYELEASGIKGGNLGDIARTGVDYISTSALVRSAPALDFNMKIVRVSS